A region of the Candidatus Methanoperedens sp. genome:
AACTTCAGGTGTATTTCGGTGAACGAATGGATGCATATATATAAATATGAAAAATGTAAATTGTTATAGGAAGTTTCAGCAAATTATGTTACACTCCCGAAAGTTATGCAACAGCCAGCCTTTTCTCTATCTCAGCGATCTTTAGTTCCAAAACTGTTATCTTTTCGATTACAGGAATACGCTGTTCCAAAGACTCAAATTTTATAGTTACTATCTTATTTAATGTCTCTATCTTATTATGTGTAATCTCAAACTTATTATCTGTGGTCTCAAACTTAGATATCATCTCTTTCCTAAGACTGTCTATCCTGTCTTCAATGCGTACTATCTCTGATTTTGTCTCATTTCTCAGGCTGACTATCTGAGCTTCAACCGAATCTATCCTTGTATTGATTGACTTAAGCTCCCCTTTAATCTCATTGAGTTCAGGCATCAAAACTTGTTTTATCCAGGATGGCACTTTTTCAACAGGCATAAGTTACACTTGATTTACATGTTATTTATATATATGTGTCAACGCGAAGTATAATATTGAAATCCAGGTTTTCAAATGACAGCATTATATCTGACAGAACAGGGCTCAAAACTGAGAAAGACCTCGCAGAGACTTGTTGTTGAGAAAGGCGGCACTACTTTACTTGAGGTTCCTGCAAGCGGGATAGACCGGGTACTGGTATTTGGTGCAGTGCAGCTCAGCACCCAGGTTATCAGTTTCCTCCTTGACAGCAGGATCGATGTGAGTTTCCTTTCCATGGGCGGCAGGCTTAAAGGCAAGCTGATGCCGGTTGAATCGAAGAATGTATTTTTAAGGTTAGCCCAGTATGACAGATATAAGGACGAAGAATTCAAACTATTGATCGCGAAAAGTATTATTGGGGCAAAAATGATTAACCAGCGCGCTCTTATCCTGCGCTACCAGAGAAATCATCCTGAAGCGGATTTTTCACCTGAACTTAAGATCATTTCAAATTCCATTTCTTCAGTCCAGGAAAAGAATGAGAATAAGAATACCATTGCTGCCCTGATGGGTTTTGAAGGTGCAAGCAGCGCAGCTTATTTTCGGTGCTATTCCAGGATGCTGTCGGTAGATTTTGCATTCGAGAAAAGGACAAGACATCCGCCGTTGGATCCGACGAATGCTCTTTTAAGCCTGGGTTATGTGCTTATCGGGAATGAAATAGGGGCGCTGATAGAATCCGCGGGTTTTGATCCTTTCATAGGATTTGTACATGGTTTACGATATGGCAGGCAGTCTCTTCCTCTTGACCTTGTGGAGGAGTTCCGGCATCCTGTGGTGGATGGGCTTGTCATGACCATGATCAACAATGGTAGCATAAAAAAAGATGATTTTAATAAACAAGATAACGGCGTTTATTTACTTGATAAGAAAGCTTTCAAACGATTCCTGGGGTACTATGAAGAAAGAATGGAGAAACCCTTTCTGTACAGGGAACAGGACTCTCAAACAAGTTACCGCAAGCTTTTCCAGATCCAGGCTGAGAAAATCCAGAAGGCTGTTCTTAACAGGGAAGAATATCAGCCATTCCTGGTGAGATGAATGGGATTTGTGGTGATATCATACGATATTTCCGATGACGGAACGAGAACCAAAGTGGCAAACCTGCTATTAGATCATGGAACACGTGTGCAATACAGCGTATTTGAGTTTTTGATAGATGAGAACAGACTGGATGAGCTTATTGAAAAATTGAAAGATTTTCCAGAATGTGGCGATAGCATAAGAATATATCATGTATGTGAAGGATGTCTGAAAAAAGCCATAATTCTAGGAAGAGGAGAATTCGAAAAAGAAGTTAGTTTTCATATTGTTTAAGAAGTCTGTAAAAAAAGTAGATTTATTTAGAAAGTCATCATTTTTGGCGATTCCCTCCAGACCCCCGAAAACAGGGGTAGGCAATCGCCAGCAAGCAGAGGCTGAATTGGTTTATATAAATATGTGAAGATGCAGCTTTTTTCGTGAAAATATCGAGGCAATCGCCAAACATTATTTTTCCGAAATCGTTATATAATATAAGGAATCTTAAAAAGGTGCTAATTGCCGAATAAAGGCATTAGAATGCTTTTCAAGAAACCAGCATGCGGTGACATGGGGTGAGAAAAGAGATGACCCGGTTTAGGGGATTGAAACGGTGAAACACAAACCACTGAAAAAATGGAAGCCAGGTGAGAAAAGAGATGACCCGGTTTAGGGGATTGAAACAATTGTACTTTGCACATTTTCATTCCTCTTTTTGTATTTGTGAGAAAAGAGATGACCCGGTTTAGGGGATTGAAACTGTGCTGTGGTTCCTCCGACATTCGGGAATGCAGAGTGAGAAAAGAGATGACCCGGTTTAGGGGATTGAAACTCCTGACC
Encoded here:
- the cas1 gene encoding CRISPR-associated endonuclease Cas1 → MTALYLTEQGSKLRKTSQRLVVEKGGTTLLEVPASGIDRVLVFGAVQLSTQVISFLLDSRIDVSFLSMGGRLKGKLMPVESKNVFLRLAQYDRYKDEEFKLLIAKSIIGAKMINQRALILRYQRNHPEADFSPELKIISNSISSVQEKNENKNTIAALMGFEGASSAAYFRCYSRMLSVDFAFEKRTRHPPLDPTNALLSLGYVLIGNEIGALIESAGFDPFIGFVHGLRYGRQSLPLDLVEEFRHPVVDGLVMTMINNGSIKKDDFNKQDNGVYLLDKKAFKRFLGYYEERMEKPFLYREQDSQTSYRKLFQIQAEKIQKAVLNREEYQPFLVR
- the cas2 gene encoding CRISPR-associated endonuclease Cas2, which produces MGFVVISYDISDDGTRTKVANLLLDHGTRVQYSVFEFLIDENRLDELIEKLKDFPECGDSIRIYHVCEGCLKKAIILGRGEFEKEVSFHIV